The genomic region tccttggtggcacggagagccaGGTCTGTCGCCTTGCGCAGTTCCTGGATGCACTCGAATGTGGCCTCCCCGCTGGTATcaatttcccccagcaggtcggcTTGGTAAGCCTGCAGCAGCGCCATGGTATGGAGACACGCTGCTGCCTGACCTGCCGCCgcataagccttgcccaccagcTTAGATGTAGTTTTAAGGGGCTTGGTGGGCAGCGTCGGTGCTTTTAAGGACGATGCCGACGCAGGCGAGAGATAGCCCGTGAGCGTCTCTTCAACCCGGGGCATCGCTGCATAACCATACTGTTTCAGCCCCACGATGTTACTATAGACTGAAGTCTGGGGGCTGAAAACTCGATGTTGAACTGGTCTGTTCCAAGATCTAGACACCTCAGTGTGTAGATCTGGAAAGAATGGTAAGCACCGACGTTGGGGTAGTGACCGCGCGGGGAGAAAGCGTTCATCAAGCTTGCTTTTTGGTTTTACATCTCCCCACTCTGCTTCTGGCCAGCTGATATTCAATTTGGCTACAGCTCTGGTCACTACCTCCAAGAGCTCCTCATGTGCGGGGGAAGAGGATGGCGGGTCCTCTTCCCCTGCTTCGACGCTCATCACATCAACATCCTCAGATGAAGATAGATGAAGCGCCGATGTCTCTCCCCGCGGGGAAGAAACCGCTGGGCGTGCTTTCGCCACGgcaggagagacactgggtctggcGGCTAAAGAGAGAGATAGGGCGGGGCCCGTCTCAACCCCCGCCGCCagatccatctgtgaaccccacgaaTGGAGTCTCCGCTctgcctcggcagcagcgggacccgaTCTGCGGGGAACACCAACCGAGGCACTCTCTTTATTATCAAAGAGTGCCCGGCGAGATCTCAACACTCTGAGGGTGAGCTTCTCACAGTGCATGCAGACAGCCCCCTCAAGTGCTGCCTGCGCGTGCTCAACCCCCAGGCAAACGACACACATATCGTGTGTATCCCCGTCAGGAATATAGCGGGTGCAGGGAAAAGCACACTTCCTGAATCGCTTGCCTTCATCCGCCATTTTATATATTGTGtctagtgtgtgtatatatatgtatatagtgttgtgaaactcttgtcctcagacaaaGAGAAGCTCAGACAAACAAACACTAAATAAGACGCACAAACAGCGATCACAGATATACACACAAGTGTTGCTggaactcttgtcctcagacgaagagtGAAACCAAAATAATGGAAAGACAGACAAACACTAAATATGACACGGGATAACAtggagcgcttgctgaagataGCAGAAGCTAGTGTTCTCTGCATCCgggcatgctttatagtttcctggtccgtgacgtcacccgtctctgacgtctcgttacacaattggttggatacaggagTGCTTCAATGACGatatcacgcagaaggttcccaatgcgtttcacGCAGCGCCCCCCTTTCCCTCTTCTTGAATCTTCTCAGCTCCTGTGGCTTTATTGGACAGCAATGTCTGCCGCAGATCAATATTCTGCCcaacaaagacaaaacataaTACACAACACTGAAACTGAATTTTGATTATTGATTCGatattatatatttcaatatCTTCTTCTCTGAATCTGACCATGGTTGAACCAGTCTGTTTCAGGGCAGATCAAAGGGTTTTGCTCAAATTTGGGCTTCCTAACCCAGATTTAAAAGTGTTGCATCAGGATGTCACTCAGTTTGTTATTCTTGTATTTGTTTGAATGGATCAGCAGATTGTCCTGCATTCGTGACAGAACATTTGCTACTCAAATACTAAAAGCCTCACCCTCTGAACATGGCATTAATGCTGAGCATTCACAAAGCTGGTGAGACGGAAACAAGTGCCAGCTGGGACAATGGAGAATCAAACAGTGTATATTTCATTCATACAATGAAGTtactgcagtgttattttacagttgattactttattcaatttctgtacctaaTTTGTGTCTAACTACTGTTAGATCTACCTGAAaagctgtttatttaatttgtatctttgttttattgtgtttatttgtgctattgcttgtagtttgattatttgttcttattttattacagaaaatatgaaaattatgtttcatattaatattttacattatatttctgTAGTTTTTTCCCCTATTGTTCTTGCATTCCATGTACAAAGTCTggcaagtaaaataaaaaaatcagaggACTGAAGAGacaaaatgaaagtgtttcTTCAAAATCTACAAAAACACTAGTATCtgcttgcgtgtgtgtgtgtgtgtgtgtgtgtgtgtgtgtgtgtgtgtgtgtgttccagcTCATTTGGTTTGGATATTTGCTACACAAATACTTGAAGAATCTGGCCATCTGGTTGGTCAGTGCCTGTCtctcacagaaataaaaactgcCCCTTCATCACTGAGATCACACAAACTCTGCGCTGAGTAGATCATCTGTTGAGAAATGAAGGCTGTCGTCACTCTGCTCCTGTTTTTGAGTCTCTCTGGACTGAGCTTCAGTCTCCACAGAAAACACGTGTTTGTGAATAAATTAATGACCTGGAAAGATGCACAGACGTACTGCAGAGAACACCATGATGACCTGTCCACCGTCAATAAAGAAGAGGCACAACTGCTCTCTAGAAATCCAGAAGTGAATATGAATGTGAAATGAATATTTTTGGATTGGACTGCTCATGAGTCCTAACAACCCAGAAAAATGGATTTGGTCTGGAGGTGAGGATGAAAAAATTGACAATTGGGACACTGGGGAACCAGACAGGATCACTCAAGAGTGTTGCGCTGtaagaaaatataattataaactGCACAATGGTCTGTGCTCAGCGACTCTGCCATTTTACTGTATGCGGGTCTTTGAGCCCATTCTGGTGCATCAGAACAAGACGTGGGATGAAGCCCTGGACTACTGCAGACAGAACTACATTGACCTGGTGAGTCTAAGATCTGAGATGATTATGGCAGAGGTGATAAATATCACTACATCATCCCAGACAGCTTCTGTGTGGACCGGCCTGCGCTTCATGGCTGGTCATTGGTTCTGGGTCAGTGGACACAATCTTCAATATAAAGCCTGGTCTGTGGAGGGGGAGCTCCAGTGTCCTGCCAGAAACCTGCGCTGTGGAGCTCTGGAGAGACAAAATAATATTTGGACACCCAAAAATTGTGAGGATGAACTCAACTTTGTCTGTCTTAAAAAGCTATAAATGTGCTTCATGTTGCATTACATACATTTCttcatgtaggcctatatatgatactgattcatttataaatcatgAATCAATAGAAATCTATTGCTTTACAGTAGTATGTATGgttgttaaaaataatgttttttaatctTTCATTTTAGTCATATCAACATATACATTGCCTTGTAAAACAATGTTTAGTCAAAATCTTTTATGGGCTTGCAGAGAcaatataaattatatgtatgatttattgtaaaaatacAAGATTTACATTCTTAGTTAAATTTTAATAGCCATGTTAAAAAGATATGTAAAACAATCAACCTTAATCTAATCTTATTAGTTTTATGATATGATTAGTTTTATGGATTAACAATGTAGTCTCAGATTAACCCGTCTGTAATTTatcagatttaatgtctttatatttattttggataggaaacaaataaaatattatcattGTAAAATAAGATTGTAAGTTTTGCTCATTTTGTTAATTTTCAGTATGTAAATCTtgtattcaaatgtttaaatggttttGCCCCTCAGCCGTTATGTCATTTTTCAAGAGATTGCAGTGGTTCAGATTCACCAGAGCGGCTTCTGGCAGCAACTGTAacattttattctgtaaaacatCTTTTGTTCAGACTCACTGAAAGGTGCAAAACGTTGAAATTCACTCCCTGATCATTTAAAATCTGCTGCAGGTTTTAATAACAAACTtgcattcatgtttatttttattttattgtttatttttagtgtTGATGTAATTGTAGTCAATAAAAGCCCTTTCTACAGATGAGTGTTGTAAATTAGCTTTAGCTAAAAGCACTATGATACTTGCATTGGATGGCTGTTGTCTCAGTTTGATCAGTGTTTATTGTATCTGTCCCTTTCCaaataaatggaaataaaaaaaaacaatacaatttGATGGACTATAACAGGAATTGCTCACTTGTATGTTATGTTTACCTCACCACAAATGTTCCTCCACTTTGTTTTGTTCAGCTTTTCTGTACACTATTCCCATATTTGCATGTACTTTGACAGGTCAGGTCAACTGCTTTGGATATCAGGATTGTATTCTCACTACACAGCAGCATATTCTCTGTTGTTGGGTTTTGGACCGCCACTTTTTGAACAgaatttttacataaatatttcactgtgcaaaaaaaaaaaaaaaaaaaaaaaaactataaacacACAATCAAAGATCATCCTAacaatgttgtttttataaaCATCTTGCatgatagtaaaaaaaaaatccttatctTAGAACAAAACATCTGTCTCAACATGAATAAGAGAAGTgagtaaaacaatattttactcTTGTTCATAGCTTGGGAAACATTTGCTGATGCATAATGGCAACTTATTAATTTTGCGTAAGATAATATTGAAATTTTAAGCAAAATGAACATGAATCTCCTTACAGGGTTCGTACAGATCTGTAAAATGAAATTCATTTCAAGCACATTTCAAGCACATTTCAAGCACTACTTTTTTAGTTTTCAAtgacaacaattagttttcaaTGTTATCAATGGAAATGGCATTGAATCATTGTTACAATGTGATGTTGGTTTAACATCATGCTTGctctctcagaaaatgaaacacaactacaactgacttaaagcCACACAGAGGTGTTCCAAGGGCTTGGACAATTACACATATACATTGATCCAGAGGTTCCTTAGTGGTTCATGGATGTAGAAAGATTCCCCTGGCCATAATGAACAGACTAAAGAAACTCTGGATCAGTTAGTGCAGAATGATGTCACTGCGCCAGAGCCAACAAAATGGGTCAACAGTCTGGTGGaaactgaaaagaaaaatgacTCGCTTATGTCTTGATCCTCGTGAACTAAACAGATGCCAGCACTACTCCATACCAACACCAGAGGATGTACAGAGCAAACTGGTCGCTAACAAACTGTTCACAATTTTGAACGAAAAGGATGGGTACTGGCAGATTAAGCTAGAAAAAGCTTCATCATTGCTGTGTACTTTTAACTCACCTTGGGGACGCTTCAGGTTCAAATGTCTTCCATTTGGCCTAAAATCCTCCAGTGAGGTGTTCAGTGAGGCTTTGGTGACATTAGTGGTGTGCATGGGATTGCTGATGATATGATCATTGCAGCGGTTGATGAGAAGGAGCACACAGAAAGTGATGGACAGCCAAAGAACTGAACATCAAGTTCAATGCGaacaaaatacagtacaaagtcACAAAAGTGAGATACATGGGCCACATAATAAGTGCAGAGGGTGTTCAACTGGACAGTGAAAAGGTAGAAGCAATTGTCCACATGCCCGCTCCAGAAGACCTAAGAGACTGCTGGGCATGACAAAATACTTGTTACAGTACATAAGAAACAAAGCAGTTTTGACGGCTCCATTAAGACAGTTGCTGAGAAAGACTCACAATGGTTGTGGATGCCTGAGCATGATGCAGCACTGGACAGATTAAAAAAAGCACTCACTGAGGCTCTCGTGTTCAGGTTTTTTGACCCGGACCAGCAAATTGTGCTTCAAGCTGACGCATCAAAAGATGGCCTCAGTGCATGTTTACTGCAACAGGAACGCCCAGTCACATATCCCTCAAGAGCACTGACAGACGCTGAGCGCAATTACGTGCAGATTGCAGAGTTGCTCGCGGTGGTTTTTCCATCTGTAAGTTTTTGGAGCATCTGTGATTGTACAAtttagcgaaaattaactcaaaggggaaatattaataattattcataactcattatgattattaattatgattaattatgaatatg from Megalobrama amblycephala isolate DHTTF-2021 linkage group LG7, ASM1881202v1, whole genome shotgun sequence harbors:
- the LOC125271719 gene encoding LOW QUALITY PROTEIN: macrophage mannose receptor 1-like (The sequence of the model RefSeq protein was modified relative to this genomic sequence to represent the inferred CDS: deleted 1 base in 1 codon; substituted 2 bases at 2 genomic stop codons) — its product is MKAVVTLLLFLSLSGLSFSLHRKHVFVNKLMTWKDAQTYCREHHDDLSTVNKEEAQLLSRNPEVNXMXNEYFWIGLLMSPNNPEKWIWSGGEDEKIDNWDTGEPDRITQECCAVRKYNYKLHNGLCSATLPFYCMRVFEPILVHQNKTWDEALDYCRQNYIDLVSLRSEMIMAEVINITTSSQTASVWTGLRFMAGHWFWVSGHNLQYKAWSVEGELQCPARNLRCGALERQNNIWTPKNCEDELNFVCLKKL